A stretch of Usitatibacter palustris DNA encodes these proteins:
- a CDS encoding DNA internalization-related competence protein ComEC/Rec2 — MRLLALGFVLGAALLQREFVLPHWNALLLAGAPLLATCVVRSLTARRALLLVAGVLIGYGYAAWRAETRVAEALPFAWEGRDIEVTGVIAGLPQPGDRAVRFTFAVEEVHSEGATVPRLVSLGWYAEEGGLPAVVAGERWRFTVRLKRPRGLGNRHGFDFEAWALERGIRATGYVRAKPRAQRLDARVDGWPQTLHRWRGEIRESMRTRLEDRRFAGVLVALVIGDQDAIDPDDWRTFWRTGVGHLVSISGLHITMLGGLAYALVAFLWVQVPRLPLWLPARKAGVIASVLAAVAYSLLAGYGLPAQRTCVMLAAIAACVLANRHGSPSRVLAFAAICVVAIDPWAALAPGFWLSFGAVAAIFYVLSLRTGTPGRLRGAALEQLAVTVAMLPMLIALFQEVSLVSPLANALAIPVVTFAVVPVALAGAFLDSTILLASAHALFAALMVPLEALASWPGAVLESHAPQPWTVAAALVGCAWLLAPRGIPLRSLGAVWMVPLFAVVPPGPSAGEAWVDVLDVGHGLAIVVRTATHALAYDAGPAWSAGSDSGGRIVIPFLRGEGVRRLDALAISHDDDDHYGGARAVADARAPSWLLSPLAAGDALHRRVGISRICEAGLRWTWDGVDFEVMHPAAGSNARRENDRSCVLRVATRGASMLLTGDIEARSEVEMVARFGARLASDVLLVPHHGSKTSSSSAFLDTVQPADAVVSLGYRNRFRHPHPAVVARYRERGITLHRTDERGALRVTLPATSRDFRPILERGAPMRYWRDQQEREIP, encoded by the coding sequence GTGCGACTCCTGGCTCTCGGCTTCGTTCTCGGCGCAGCCCTGTTGCAGCGGGAATTCGTGCTTCCGCACTGGAACGCGCTGTTGCTGGCGGGTGCGCCATTGCTGGCAACGTGCGTGGTCCGATCGCTGACCGCGCGTAGGGCTTTGCTGCTTGTCGCGGGCGTGCTGATCGGGTACGGCTACGCCGCGTGGCGCGCCGAGACTCGTGTTGCCGAAGCGTTGCCGTTCGCGTGGGAAGGGCGTGACATCGAGGTGACCGGCGTGATCGCGGGGTTGCCGCAGCCGGGCGATCGCGCGGTGCGCTTCACCTTCGCCGTCGAGGAGGTTCATTCCGAAGGCGCGACGGTGCCGCGCCTCGTGTCATTGGGTTGGTACGCGGAGGAGGGCGGGTTGCCCGCGGTCGTGGCCGGCGAGCGGTGGCGCTTCACCGTGCGGCTCAAGCGCCCGCGCGGTCTCGGGAATCGCCATGGCTTCGACTTCGAGGCCTGGGCGCTCGAACGCGGCATTCGTGCGACGGGCTACGTGCGCGCAAAGCCGCGCGCTCAACGGTTGGATGCCCGCGTCGATGGATGGCCGCAGACCCTGCATCGCTGGCGCGGCGAGATCCGCGAGTCGATGCGCACGCGCCTCGAGGATCGCCGCTTCGCGGGCGTGCTCGTCGCCCTCGTGATCGGCGACCAGGACGCGATCGATCCGGATGACTGGCGCACGTTCTGGCGGACCGGCGTCGGGCACCTCGTGAGCATCTCGGGGCTGCACATCACGATGCTCGGCGGCCTTGCGTATGCACTCGTCGCGTTCCTCTGGGTGCAAGTACCGCGCTTGCCGTTGTGGCTGCCGGCGCGCAAGGCCGGCGTGATCGCCTCGGTGCTCGCGGCCGTGGCGTACTCGCTGCTCGCGGGCTACGGGCTGCCCGCCCAGCGCACCTGCGTGATGCTCGCGGCGATCGCGGCCTGCGTCCTCGCGAATCGCCACGGATCGCCATCGCGCGTGCTCGCCTTCGCCGCGATCTGCGTGGTCGCCATCGATCCCTGGGCCGCGCTCGCACCCGGCTTCTGGCTGTCGTTCGGCGCGGTGGCCGCGATCTTCTACGTGCTCTCGTTGCGCACGGGAACGCCGGGTCGATTGCGCGGCGCCGCGCTCGAGCAACTGGCGGTCACGGTCGCGATGTTGCCGATGCTCATCGCGCTCTTCCAGGAGGTGTCGCTGGTTTCGCCGCTCGCCAACGCGCTCGCCATTCCCGTGGTGACGTTTGCCGTCGTGCCCGTGGCGCTCGCGGGCGCGTTCCTTGATTCCACGATCCTGCTCGCCTCCGCCCACGCGCTCTTCGCGGCGCTGATGGTTCCGCTCGAGGCGCTCGCGTCGTGGCCCGGCGCGGTCCTTGAAAGCCATGCACCGCAACCGTGGACGGTCGCCGCGGCGCTCGTGGGATGCGCCTGGCTGCTGGCACCACGGGGCATCCCCTTGCGTTCGCTCGGCGCCGTTTGGATGGTGCCGTTGTTCGCGGTCGTTCCGCCCGGCCCGTCAGCGGGGGAAGCGTGGGTGGACGTTCTCGATGTAGGGCACGGCCTCGCGATCGTCGTGCGCACCGCCACGCACGCGCTCGCCTATGACGCCGGTCCGGCATGGAGCGCAGGCTCCGATTCAGGCGGTCGCATCGTCATTCCGTTCCTTCGGGGCGAGGGCGTGAGGCGGCTCGATGCGCTCGCGATCTCGCATGACGACGACGATCACTATGGTGGAGCGCGAGCCGTCGCGGATGCGCGCGCGCCTTCGTGGCTTCTCTCGCCGCTCGCGGCCGGCGATGCGCTGCACCGTCGCGTCGGCATCTCGCGCATTTGTGAAGCAGGGCTGCGTTGGACGTGGGACGGGGTGGACTTCGAGGTGATGCATCCGGCGGCCGGCAGCAATGCGCGGCGCGAGAACGACCGCAGCTGCGTGCTTCGCGTAGCCACACGCGGCGCTTCGATGCTGCTCACGGGTGACATCGAGGCGAGGAGCGAAGTGGAGATGGTGGCCCGGTTCGGCGCGCGGCTTGCATCGGACGTGCTGCTCGTTCCGCACCATGGCTCGAAGACATCCTCGTCTTCGGCATTCCTCGATACGGTGCAGCCCGCCGACGCCGTGGTTTCGCTCGGCTACCGCAATCGCTTCCGGCATCCGCATCCCGCGGTGGTCGCGCGCTACCGCGAGCGGGGGATCACCTTGCATCGCACCGACGAGCGCGGCGCCCTTCGGGTGACGTTGCCCGCAACATCCCGCGACTTTCGGCCCATTCTCGAACGCGGGGCCCCAATGCGATACTGGCGCGACCAACAAGAAAGGGAAATCCCATGA
- a CDS encoding DUF2062 domain-containing protein, translated as MLKQKLSKWLPDPDTIRDSKWLRWCAPLLTHPRLWHMHRQAVALGVSIGLVTGLIPGPVQMLLAVLIAIPLRANIPAAIFTTLYTNPFTFVPLYILAYNIGRVVTGDSTPLAMPHEIEWSWAGMVDLFPGLVRWLASMGDTLIIGLAIQAVLFAVVGYFATRVLWRVIVTWAWRRRWKVRNKRDAAA; from the coding sequence ATGCTCAAACAAAAACTCAGCAAGTGGCTTCCCGATCCCGACACCATCCGCGACTCGAAATGGCTTCGGTGGTGCGCGCCGCTCTTGACCCATCCGCGCCTGTGGCACATGCATCGCCAGGCCGTGGCGCTGGGCGTGTCGATCGGGTTGGTCACCGGCCTCATTCCCGGACCGGTGCAGATGCTGCTCGCAGTACTCATCGCGATTCCGCTGCGCGCCAACATCCCCGCGGCGATCTTCACGACGCTCTACACGAACCCCTTCACGTTCGTGCCGCTGTACATCCTCGCGTACAACATCGGCCGCGTCGTCACCGGTGACAGCACGCCGCTCGCCATGCCCCACGAGATCGAGTGGAGCTGGGCGGGCATGGTCGACCTCTTTCCGGGTCTCGTGCGCTGGCTTGCCTCGATGGGCGACACGCTGATCATCGGTCTGGCCATCCAGGCCGTGCTGTTCGCGGTCGTCGGCTACTTCGCCACGCGCGTGCTGTGGCGCGTGATCGTCACCTGGGCGTGGCGCCGCCGCTGGAAAGTTCGAAACAAACGCGACGCCGCCGCGTGA
- a CDS encoding DNA-3-methyladenine glycosylase family protein: protein MTTPRYWTEAKLALAKRDKVLRKIMKAHPDASLRSRGDAFQTLARSIVGQQISVKAAQSVWDRFAASVGTVTPELVVIHADEALRTCGLSRAKAVYVKDLAHHFHAGLLNPRRWPRMGDEKIIEDLVRVKGIGRWSAEMFLLFHLMRPDVLPVGDLGLQRAMEKLYNGGDPLTRDEMREIGAPWRPYSTVATWYLWRSLDPVAVEY, encoded by the coding sequence GTGACCACGCCGCGCTACTGGACGGAAGCCAAGCTCGCGCTCGCCAAGCGCGACAAGGTCCTGCGCAAGATCATGAAGGCGCACCCGGATGCGAGCCTGCGCTCGCGAGGCGATGCGTTCCAGACGCTGGCGCGCTCGATCGTCGGCCAGCAGATCTCCGTGAAGGCGGCGCAGAGCGTGTGGGACCGGTTCGCGGCCTCGGTGGGTACCGTCACGCCGGAGCTCGTCGTGATCCACGCGGACGAAGCGTTGCGCACCTGTGGCCTCTCGCGCGCGAAGGCGGTCTACGTGAAGGACCTCGCGCATCACTTCCACGCGGGCCTCCTCAACCCGCGTCGGTGGCCGCGCATGGGTGACGAAAAGATCATCGAGGATCTCGTGCGCGTGAAGGGCATCGGCCGCTGGAGCGCCGAGATGTTCCTGCTCTTCCATTTGATGCGTCCCGACGTGCTGCCTGTTGGCGACCTGGGACTCCAACGCGCGATGGAAAAGCTCTACAACGGCGGCGATCCCCTCACGCGCGACGAAATGCGCGAGATCGGCGCCCCCTGGCGCCCCTACAGCACGGTCGCGACCTGGTATCTCTGGCGTTCGCTCGATCCCGTCGCTGTCGAGTACTGA
- a CDS encoding tectonin domain-containing protein, with amino-acid sequence MYRRLLLAFAALLAVTTLCAQPLNWGKMPGSGNDIGIGPKGDVWVIGTDPVPGGFGIYRLDGENWTKIPGGATRISVGPDGPWVTNSEGAIFRWNAKANSWEKMPGAAWDIGVGANGVVWVIGTNKEPGGYGIYRFNPAKNNWDKVPGSAVRIAVDPKGQPIVVNLTGEIYIMPSGPFPIFVKVPGAARDISMGADGSMYYAGTDGGVYQWARNNNWIKRDGVLESIAVDPKGQPWGVNAAKEIFAAGHGAPPPVAGDVTPKLEKLGIANNTRFANKIYARNPWDMKAFRNKIYIGSGNSNNEGPDPNAGPVDVTYFDPAANKFGSEWQVNDEQIDAFRIAGSTLMIPGHDPREDWRKGNFYRKSGDAWQEVRTVANTIHMYDITERTEAQATTLGSVDSKAFGNKFLFAAIATPTTAAVAVSANNGSSWVTYPLVEAIGARARTFLHTPAGVCVSFHINPNYKNVNAVIGGIFGSSAPRKTDAFMVTSKGVQWIDSKLFPGLTTPYLFAAKPVQFNGEAYYFAAYAPIDHNWKSDGFFATKDCKTARRANVPGRWFHHAVVDGGKLYVVTSDEEYGGRRNRVFASTDGTTFKPVFSFANKGFARSFAILNGDFYFGIGSEAEAPHPETGAILRLKAADVPK; translated from the coding sequence ATGTACCGACGCCTCCTGCTCGCCTTCGCCGCTCTCCTCGCCGTCACCACCCTCTGCGCGCAGCCCCTCAACTGGGGAAAGATGCCCGGCAGCGGCAATGACATCGGCATCGGACCCAAGGGAGACGTCTGGGTCATCGGCACGGATCCGGTGCCCGGCGGCTTCGGCATCTATCGGCTCGACGGCGAGAACTGGACGAAGATCCCGGGCGGCGCCACGCGCATCAGCGTGGGTCCCGACGGCCCGTGGGTCACCAACAGCGAGGGCGCGATCTTTCGCTGGAATGCCAAGGCAAACAGCTGGGAAAAGATGCCCGGCGCCGCGTGGGACATCGGCGTGGGCGCCAACGGCGTGGTGTGGGTGATCGGCACCAACAAGGAACCGGGCGGCTACGGCATCTATCGCTTCAATCCCGCCAAGAACAACTGGGACAAGGTGCCCGGCAGCGCCGTGCGCATCGCGGTCGACCCGAAGGGCCAGCCCATCGTCGTGAACCTGACCGGCGAGATCTACATCATGCCCTCCGGACCCTTCCCCATCTTCGTGAAGGTCCCGGGTGCCGCCCGCGACATCAGCATGGGCGCCGACGGCTCGATGTACTACGCCGGGACCGATGGCGGCGTGTACCAGTGGGCCCGCAACAACAACTGGATCAAGCGCGACGGCGTCCTCGAGAGCATCGCCGTCGATCCCAAGGGCCAGCCCTGGGGCGTGAATGCCGCCAAGGAGATCTTCGCAGCGGGCCATGGCGCGCCGCCGCCCGTGGCCGGTGACGTGACACCGAAGCTCGAGAAGCTCGGCATCGCCAACAACACCCGCTTCGCCAACAAGATCTACGCGCGCAACCCCTGGGACATGAAGGCGTTCCGCAACAAGATCTACATCGGCAGCGGCAACAGCAACAACGAAGGCCCGGACCCGAACGCGGGACCCGTGGATGTCACGTACTTCGATCCGGCTGCGAACAAGTTCGGTTCCGAGTGGCAGGTCAACGACGAGCAGATCGACGCCTTCCGCATCGCGGGCAGCACCCTGATGATCCCGGGCCACGATCCGCGCGAGGACTGGCGGAAGGGCAACTTCTATCGCAAGTCCGGTGATGCGTGGCAGGAAGTGCGCACGGTAGCCAACACCATCCACATGTACGACATCACCGAGCGCACCGAGGCGCAGGCCACGACGCTGGGCTCCGTCGACAGCAAGGCCTTCGGGAACAAGTTCCTCTTCGCCGCGATCGCGACACCCACCACCGCGGCCGTGGCCGTCTCCGCCAACAACGGCAGCTCGTGGGTGACGTATCCCCTCGTCGAGGCCATCGGCGCACGCGCGCGCACGTTCCTGCACACGCCCGCCGGAGTGTGCGTGTCGTTCCACATCAACCCCAACTACAAGAACGTGAACGCCGTGATCGGTGGCATCTTCGGCAGCTCCGCGCCGAGGAAGACCGATGCCTTCATGGTGACTTCGAAGGGCGTGCAGTGGATCGACTCGAAGCTCTTCCCGGGCCTCACGACGCCCTACCTCTTCGCGGCCAAGCCCGTGCAGTTCAACGGCGAGGCCTACTACTTCGCCGCGTACGCGCCGATCGACCACAACTGGAAGTCGGACGGCTTCTTTGCCACCAAGGACTGCAAGACCGCGCGGCGGGCCAACGTGCCGGGCCGGTGGTTTCATCACGCGGTGGTCGATGGCGGCAAGCTGTACGTCGTGACTTCGGACGAGGAATACGGCGGCCGCAGGAACCGGGTGTTCGCCTCGACCGACGGAACCACGTTCAAGCCCGTGTTCAGCTTCGCGAACAAGGGCTTCGCGCGCTCGTTCGCGATCCTCAACGGGGACTTCTACTTCGGCATCGGCAGCGAAGCGGAAGCGCCGCACCCGGAAACGGGTGCGATCCTTCGGCTGAAGGCCGCGGACGTCCCGAAGTAA
- a CDS encoding hemerythrin domain-containing protein — protein sequence MARAHPATPDAIELLKADHAEVKELFEEFKKLQESDEEGTEDLKQALMDAVCSALKVHTQIEEEILYPAARAVLPDEEDLMNEADVEHAGAKDLIAQIEASSAYDAMTCAKFLVLAEQIDHHVEEEHTDMFPKLRKSTMDTKAIGVKLAARKEELTAEMEKAIAEAPEGLRPSMPPKDGGRPLRG from the coding sequence ATGGCCCGCGCCCACCCAGCCACCCCCGATGCGATCGAGTTGCTGAAAGCCGACCACGCGGAAGTGAAGGAGCTCTTCGAGGAGTTCAAGAAGCTCCAGGAATCCGACGAGGAAGGCACCGAGGACCTGAAGCAAGCCTTGATGGACGCCGTGTGCTCGGCCCTCAAGGTCCACACGCAGATCGAGGAGGAAATCCTCTATCCCGCCGCCCGTGCGGTCCTGCCCGATGAAGAGGACCTGATGAACGAGGCCGACGTCGAGCATGCGGGCGCGAAGGACCTGATCGCGCAGATCGAGGCGTCCAGCGCCTACGATGCGATGACCTGCGCGAAATTCCTGGTGCTCGCCGAGCAGATCGACCATCACGTCGAGGAAGAGCACACCGACATGTTCCCGAAGCTTCGCAAGTCCACGATGGACACGAAGGCGATCGGCGTGAAGCTCGCCGCACGCAAGGAAGAGCTCACGGCGGAAATGGAAAAGGCCATCGCGGAGGCACCGGAAGGGCTGCGCCCCTCGATGCCTCCCAAGGACGGCGGCCGGCCGCTGCGCGGCTAG
- a CDS encoding DUF6496 domain-containing protein, protein MARYGKKAAEKVEMAMHERKKGTLRSGRSGKKVTSRKQAIAIGLSEARAAGGKVPPPKKRPRK, encoded by the coding sequence ATGGCCCGATACGGCAAGAAGGCGGCGGAAAAAGTTGAAATGGCGATGCACGAGCGCAAGAAAGGAACGCTGCGCAGCGGCCGTTCCGGCAAGAAGGTGACGAGCCGCAAGCAGGCCATTGCGATCGGTCTCTCGGAGGCGAGGGCGGCGGGAGGAAAAGTCCCCCCGCCGAAGAAGCGCCCCAGGAAGTAG
- a CDS encoding DNA topoisomerase IB, which yields MTTPSTPLRFSSDAQPGYARIRRGERFAYRDSRGRAVRDAEAILRIRSLAIPPAWTDVWISPDERGHLQATGRDARGRKQYRYHPHYRAEREAGKFSHLREFGEALPAIRAQVRADLARDGMPREKVLAILVQLLERTAIRVGSEKYVRANDSFGLTTFRNKHVKVRGPRIEFDFRGKGGKAHRIAIDDPRLAQLVRRCRDLPGYELFQYVDESGVRRSIGSDDVNEYLRDISGAEITAKVFRTWIGSVCAACALARAPDPLARAALTGAIERASALLGNTPTICRKSYIHPSVLVPADWVPRLPARRKRHPGLSADEALLMNALAIAEESAKPRKPKARNYKASRRRSAEPARA from the coding sequence ATGACGACGCCTTCAACGCCGTTGCGCTTTTCGAGCGACGCACAGCCCGGCTACGCGCGTATCCGGCGCGGGGAGCGCTTTGCCTACCGCGATTCCCGCGGCCGTGCCGTCCGCGATGCCGAGGCGATCCTGCGCATCCGCTCGCTCGCGATCCCTCCGGCGTGGACCGATGTCTGGATCAGCCCCGACGAGCGCGGCCACCTGCAGGCCACGGGCCGCGATGCCCGCGGACGCAAGCAGTATCGCTATCACCCGCACTATCGCGCCGAGCGCGAGGCCGGCAAGTTCAGCCACCTGCGCGAATTCGGCGAGGCGCTCCCCGCCATCCGCGCGCAGGTTCGCGCCGATCTCGCGCGCGACGGAATGCCCCGCGAGAAGGTGCTTGCGATCCTCGTGCAGTTGCTCGAGCGCACCGCGATCCGCGTAGGCAGCGAGAAGTACGTGCGCGCGAATGATTCCTTCGGCCTCACCACGTTTCGCAACAAGCACGTGAAGGTTCGCGGGCCGCGCATCGAGTTCGACTTCCGCGGCAAAGGCGGCAAGGCGCACCGCATCGCGATCGACGATCCGCGCCTCGCGCAACTCGTGCGCCGGTGCCGCGACCTGCCCGGCTATGAGCTCTTCCAATACGTCGATGAATCCGGCGTGCGCCGCTCGATCGGCTCCGACGACGTGAACGAATACCTGCGCGACATCTCCGGTGCCGAGATCACCGCCAAGGTCTTCCGGACCTGGATCGGCAGCGTGTGCGCCGCGTGCGCCCTCGCGCGCGCGCCCGACCCGCTTGCCCGCGCAGCGCTCACCGGTGCGATCGAACGGGCCTCGGCGTTGCTCGGCAACACGCCCACGATCTGCCGCAAGAGCTACATCCACCCCTCCGTGCTCGTACCGGCGGACTGGGTGCCGCGCCTGCCGGCCCGGCGCAAGCGCCACCCCGGCCTGAGCGCCGACGAGGCCTTGCTGATGAACGCGCTGGCGATCGCGGAAGAATCTGCAAAGCCGCGCAAGCCGAAGGCCCGGAACTACAAAGCGTCGCGCCGGCGTTCCGCGGAACCCGCGCGGGCCTGA
- a CDS encoding Ku protein, with protein sequence MPRAIWKGAITFGLVHVPVGVYPAATSEGLDFDWLDERDLSPVGYKRVNKSTGREVPREKIVKGLEHAKGQYVVISDKEIKSANVKATQTIDIVAFVETDAVGPAWFDTPYFLAPDKRGEKVYSLLRETLRKEDKVGIAYVVLHTKQHLAMLRVEGNALMMITLRWASEMREATGLGLPTARPSLRPNELKMAAQLVKDMTEPWKPEKYKDRFRADILALVKKKVAKGQVAEVAEPKGDQPAAASNVVDLMALLKESLAKKKPAGSRKRAA encoded by the coding sequence ATGCCTCGCGCGATCTGGAAAGGTGCCATCACATTCGGGCTCGTCCACGTGCCGGTCGGCGTCTATCCGGCCGCGACGAGCGAAGGCCTGGACTTTGACTGGCTCGACGAGCGCGACCTCTCGCCCGTGGGCTACAAGCGCGTGAACAAGTCCACCGGCCGCGAGGTGCCGCGCGAAAAGATCGTGAAGGGCCTCGAACACGCGAAAGGTCAGTACGTCGTCATCTCCGACAAGGAAATCAAGTCGGCCAACGTGAAGGCCACCCAGACGATCGACATCGTCGCGTTCGTCGAGACCGACGCCGTCGGCCCGGCCTGGTTCGACACGCCCTACTTCCTGGCACCCGACAAGCGCGGCGAGAAGGTCTATTCGCTGCTGCGGGAAACGCTGCGCAAGGAAGACAAGGTCGGGATCGCCTACGTCGTGCTCCACACCAAGCAGCACCTCGCGATGCTGCGGGTCGAAGGCAATGCGCTGATGATGATCACGCTGCGGTGGGCGAGCGAGATGCGCGAAGCCACCGGCCTGGGCCTGCCCACGGCCCGGCCGTCGCTGCGACCCAACGAGCTCAAGATGGCCGCGCAGCTTGTGAAGGACATGACCGAGCCGTGGAAGCCCGAGAAGTACAAGGACCGGTTCCGCGCCGACATCCTCGCGCTGGTGAAGAAGAAAGTCGCGAAGGGGCAGGTCGCGGAAGTCGCCGAGCCCAAAGGCGATCAGCCCGCGGCGGCCAGCAACGTGGTCGACCTGATGGCATTGCTCAAGGAGAGTCTTGCGAAGAAGAAGCCGGCCGGCTCGCGCAAACGCGCGGCCTGA
- the lolD gene encoding lipoprotein-releasing ABC transporter ATP-binding protein LolD, producing the protein MNDAAIVVACQGIAKTYGLGAVAVPVLTAVDLEVRRGESIAIVGASGSGKSTFLHILGGLDHPTAGRVQLLGQDIARASATEQGRMRNKALGFVYQFHHLLPEFSALENVAMPLAIRRMPSREALERARAMLAEVGLSHRVEHRPGELSGGERQRVAVARALVTEPACVLADEPTGNLDRENAEHVFDLILRLNERHGAALIMVTHDPVLAARMQRRLRLTDGRLASA; encoded by the coding sequence ATGAATGACGCCGCGATCGTCGTCGCCTGCCAGGGGATCGCCAAGACCTACGGGCTGGGTGCGGTCGCCGTGCCCGTGCTCACCGCCGTGGATCTCGAGGTGCGCCGCGGCGAGTCGATCGCGATCGTCGGTGCGTCGGGTTCGGGCAAGAGCACGTTTCTCCATATCCTCGGCGGCCTCGACCACCCGACGGCCGGCCGCGTGCAGTTGCTCGGCCAGGACATCGCGCGGGCCAGCGCGACCGAGCAGGGCCGCATGCGCAACAAGGCGCTGGGCTTCGTCTACCAGTTCCATCATTTGCTCCCGGAATTCAGCGCGCTGGAGAACGTGGCCATGCCGCTCGCCATCCGGCGCATGCCCAGCCGGGAGGCCCTCGAACGCGCCCGCGCCATGCTGGCCGAGGTGGGCCTGTCCCACCGGGTCGAGCACCGGCCCGGGGAGCTTTCGGGAGGGGAACGCCAGCGGGTGGCCGTCGCCCGGGCCCTGGTGACGGAGCCGGCCTGCGTCCTGGCCGACGAGCCGACCGGCAACCTCGACCGCGAGAACGCCGAGCACGTCTTCGACCTCATCCTCCGGCTCAACGAGCGCCACGGCGCGGCCCTGATCATGGTCACCCACGACCCGGTCCTGGCCGCCCGCATGCAAAGGCGCCTGCGCCTGACCGACGGGCGGCTCGCCAGCGCCTGA
- a CDS encoding lipoprotein-releasing ABC transporter permease subunit — translation MQPFELLVGWRYTRAKRRNHFISFISLASMLGIALGITALITVMSVMNGFEKEVRARILGVASHVQIAGGDRGLEGWSDIAAETKKNPEVVGAAPYVMGQGLLTTGQSVRGVVVRGIDPALEGEVADIGGKMMAGSLAALKPGEFGIVLGVGLSRSLRALVGDKVTVIAPQGQVTPAGLIPRLKQFTVVGIFRVDHHEFDNGLAMIHLADAQVLYRLEDRVSGVRLKLKDLYKAPEVTRGLARSIKVEAYLTDWTQQNANYFRAIQIEKRMMFIILTLIIAVAAFNLVSTLVMVVTDKHPDIAILRTLGASPGEIMRIFVVQGTLIGVVGTFLGVAGGIALALNVDTVVPAIERLFHFQILSSEVYYITELPSDLHWQDVWSVAVVSLLLAFAATLYPSWRASRVNPAEALRYE, via the coding sequence TTGCAGCCTTTCGAGCTCCTCGTCGGCTGGCGCTACACCCGCGCCAAGCGACGCAACCATTTCATCTCCTTCATCTCGCTCGCCTCGATGCTCGGCATCGCGCTGGGCATCACCGCGCTCATCACGGTGATGTCGGTGATGAACGGCTTCGAGAAGGAAGTGCGCGCGCGCATCCTCGGCGTGGCCTCGCATGTCCAGATCGCCGGCGGCGATCGCGGCCTCGAAGGCTGGAGCGACATCGCCGCGGAGACGAAGAAGAATCCCGAAGTCGTCGGTGCAGCGCCCTACGTGATGGGGCAGGGGCTTCTCACGACGGGCCAGTCGGTGCGCGGGGTCGTCGTGCGCGGCATCGATCCCGCGCTCGAGGGCGAAGTGGCCGACATCGGCGGAAAGATGATGGCGGGCAGCCTCGCGGCCCTGAAGCCGGGCGAGTTCGGCATCGTCCTGGGCGTGGGGCTGTCGCGTTCGCTGCGCGCGCTCGTGGGCGACAAGGTGACCGTGATCGCGCCGCAGGGGCAGGTCACGCCCGCCGGCCTCATCCCGCGCCTCAAGCAATTCACGGTGGTCGGCATCTTCCGGGTGGACCACCACGAGTTCGACAACGGCCTCGCGATGATCCACCTCGCCGACGCGCAGGTGCTCTACCGGCTCGAGGATCGCGTGAGCGGCGTGCGCCTGAAGTTGAAGGACCTCTACAAGGCCCCCGAGGTCACGCGGGGACTCGCCAGGAGCATCAAGGTCGAGGCCTACCTCACGGACTGGACGCAGCAAAACGCGAACTACTTCCGTGCCATCCAGATCGAGAAGCGGATGATGTTCATCATCCTCACGCTCATCATCGCGGTCGCGGCCTTCAACCTGGTGTCGACGCTGGTGATGGTGGTCACGGACAAGCATCCGGACATCGCGATCCTGCGCACGCTCGGTGCCTCGCCCGGGGAAATCATGCGCATCTTCGTCGTGCAGGGAACCCTCATCGGCGTGGTCGGGACATTCCTGGGTGTGGCCGGCGGCATCGCGCTCGCACTCAACGTGGATACCGTCGTGCCGGCGATCGAGCGGCTGTTCCACTTCCAGATCCTCTCCTCGGAGGTGTACTACATCACCGAGCTGCCCTCGGACCTGCATTGGCAGGATGTCTGGAGCGTGGCCGTCGTCTCGCTGCTGCTTGCATTCGCCGCGACGCTCTATCCGAGCTGGCGCGCGTCCCGCGTGAATCCGGCCGAGGCCCTGCGCTATGAATGA